The Hemibagrus wyckioides isolate EC202008001 linkage group LG25, SWU_Hwy_1.0, whole genome shotgun sequence genome has a segment encoding these proteins:
- the ppp1r13bb gene encoding protein phosphatase 1, regulatory subunit 13Bb isoform X3 — translation MMPMILTVYLSDGEQALTEVPITPETTCRDVVEFCKEPGESGCHLAEVWRGNERAIPFDHMMYEHLQKWGPRKQEVKFFLRHEDSPTESSEPGSQQSQEQANRRTGSSSDKHNENGVANSRVELTLSELQEMATRQQQQIEAQQQILVAKEQRLRYLKQQERRQQQSVSETEKLQRLKERVESQEAKLKKIRAMRGQVDYSKVINGNLSAEIEHISGLFQEKQAELQAAVLRVDQLSQQLEELRRGRLNGLQGLGGHVTGTAALELRKLYQELQIRNKLNQEQNSKLQQQKELLNKRNMEVTLMDKRISELRERLYKKKAEARQKENLPLNHANGPPSPQPAAGNTGRVAAVGPYIQVPVPSRPDNYMVPPDPLKPQTLGMNTSANHARSKSANDAGWPTLNKGNASLKPPDWKESVGDIPSKTASPAGTPSDKVQDLSKLGPAPPPPCKPQPPPYGTHTRAHPLSSINSGSTGSLDRRKDMPLCPVPTHSNNPPNPSAQPPPVWPRGGSSTGSSSQQIQQRISVPPSPTFQPSSPLFPPGDRPDPPLAVAVRPFIPDRGSRPQSPRKGPPTMNSSSIYHMYLQQGVPKNYPLGKSAVKAVYGKPVLPSSSTPTSPLPFPGSGSFPMLPGPVADMVDGDLEIEGQTAGFPESPAPSVDHIPRPLSPTKLTPMVHSPMRFQSDAELEALRRKLANAPRPLKKRSSITEPEGPSGPNIQKLLYQRFNTLAGGIEGGIGGVGGGTGVTPFYQPTASAVGEALADADNGNASSETPALTVVSSEEVPSQDSPQGDANDNQPIQPESETAVSTALEPSEDNNNNIPAEPVATLPNPVPEASSPQEAGSSPAAQATEKRTNLKKPDSERTGHGFRVKFNPLALLLDASLEGEFDLVQRIIYEVENPSTPNDEGITPLHNAVCAGHHHIVKFLLDFGVNVNAADSDGWTPLHCAASCNSVHLCKLLVESGAAIFATTISDVETAADKCEEMEEGYIQCSQFLYGVQEKLGVMNKGVVYTLWDYEAQNADELSFQEGDAITILRRKDDTETEWWWAKLNDKEGYVPRNLLGLYPRIKPRQRSLA, via the exons ATGATTCTGACTGTGTATTTGAGCGATGGTGAGCAGGCTCTGACGGAGGTGCCCATCACTCCAGAGACAACTTGTCGCGATGTGGTCGAGTTCTGTAAGGAGCCAGGCGAGAGCGGCTGCCATCTGGCTGAAGTGTGGCGTGGCAACG AACGAGCAATTCCCTTCGACCACATGATGTACGAGCACCTGCAGAAGTGGGGCcccaggaaacaggaagtgaagttcTTCTTGCGCCACGAAGACTCTCCCACAGAGAGCAGTGAACCAG GGAGTCAGCAGTCTCAGGAGCAGGCAAACCGAAGGACTGGAAGTAGCTCTGATAAGCACAATGAAAATGGG GTGGCGAATTCTCGTGTAGAGCTCACTCTGTCCGAGTTGCAAGAGATGGCCacgcggcagcagcagcagatcgAGGCCCAACAGCAGATCCTCGTCGCTAAG gaaCAACGCTTGAGGTATCTGAAGCAGCAGGAGCGGAGGCAGCAGCAGTCTGTATCTGAAACAGAGAAGCTGCAGAGGCTGAAAGAAAGAGTGGAGAGTCAGGAAGCCAAACTCAAAAAGATTCGTGCCATGAGGGGCCAAGTTGACTACAGCAAGGTCATCAATGGCAACCTGT CTGCAGAGATTGAGCACATCAGCGGACTGTTCCAGGAGAAGCAGGCAGAGCTTCAGGCAGCTGTGCTCAGGGTAGACCAGCTGAGTCAGCAACTGGAAGAGTTGCGCAGAGGCAGACTCAACGGCCTGCAGGGCCTCGGGGGTCATGTCACCGGCACTGCTGCACTGGAGCTCCGCAAGCTTTACCAAGAACTACAG ATCCGCAACAAGCTGAACCAAGAGCAGAACAGTAAGCTACAGCAGCAGAAGGAGCTGCTGAACAAGCGCAACATGGAGGTGACGCTGATGGACAAGCGCATCAGTGAGCTCCGTGAACGCCTCTATAAGAAAAAAGCTGAGGCACGTCAAAAAGAGAACTTGCCT CTTAACCATGCAAATGGACCTCCTTCACCCCAACCAGCGGCAGGCAATACGGGCCGTGTGGCAGCAGTTGGGCCCTATATCCAGGTCCCGGTGCCATCACGCCCAGACAACTACATGGTTCCACCAGATCCTCTTAAACCTCAGACACTGGGCATGAACACTTCAGCCAACCATGCTCGTTCTAAATCAG CTAATGATGCAGGGTGGCCCACCCTTAACAAAGGCAACGCATCTCTGAAGCCACCAGACTGGAAAGAGTCAGTAGGAGACATTCCCAGCAAAACAGCGTCTCCTGCTGGCACCCCATCAGATAAG GTTCAGGACTTGAGTAAACTGGGCCCAGCTCCACCTCCTCCCTGTAAGCCCCAGCCTCCTCCTTACGGCACCCACACCAGAGCCCACCCACTTTCATCAATCAATTCTGGCTCCACTGGCTCACTGGACCGGCGTAAAGATATGCCACTGTGTCCTGTTCCAACCCACTCAAACAACCCCCCTAACCCCAGTGCTCAACCTCCACCTGTCTGGCCACGAGGTGGCTCCTCCACTGGCTCCTCTTCACAGCAGATCCAGCAGCGCATCTCAGTCCCTCCCAGTCCAACCTTCCAGCCCAGCTCTCCTCTTTTCCCCCCAGGAGACAGGCCGGATCCCCCTCTGGCTGTGGCAGTGCGGCCCTTTATTCCAGACAGGGGTTCCAGACCACAGTCGCCTAGGAAAGGCCCACCTACTATGAACTCAAGTTCCATTTATCACATGTACCTACAGCAGGGGGTGCCCAAGAATTACCCTCTTGGCAAGTCTGCCGTCAAAGCAG TTTATGGAAAGCCAGTACTGCCCTCCAGCTCTACTCCCACCTCTCCCCTGCCTTTCCCAGGCTCGGGGTCTTTCCCTATGCTACCAGGCCCTGTAGCTGATATGGTAGATGGTGATCTGGAAATTGAAGGCCAGACAGCTGGTTTCCCAGAATCCCCTGCACCCAGCGTGGACCACATTCCTCGTCCCCTCAGTCCCACCAAGCTTACACCCATGGTTCACTCCCCTATGCGTTTCCAGAGTGATGCTGAGCTTGAGGCCCTGCGCAGGAAACTGGCCAACGCGCCACGACCACTCAAGAAGCGCAGCTCCATCACAGAACCTGAAGGACCCAGTGGGCCGAACATCCAGAAGCTCCTCTACCAGCGCTTTAACACTCTGGCTGGTGGAATCGAAGGAGGCATTGGAGGAGTGGGAGGAGGCACTGGAGTCACTCCCTTCTACCAGCCTACAGCATCAGCAGTGGGAGAAGCACTGGCTGATGCAGATAATGGGAATGCATCTTCTGAAACACCAGCTTTGACTGTTGTGAGCTCAGAGGAAGTGCCCTCGCAAGACTCGCCCCAAGGTGATGCCAATGATAACCAGCCAATACAGCCAGAGAGTGAAACAGCAGTCTCAACAGCCCTGGAACCGTCAGAagataacaacaataacatccCTGCAGAGCCCGTGGCCACTCTACCTAACCCTGTTCCTGAAGCCAGCTCACCACAGGAGGCAGGAAGCTCACCAGCCGCCCAAGCTACG GAGAAGCGCACTAATCTAAAGAAACCTGACTCGGAGAGGACAGGCCATGGTTTCAGGGTGAAGTTCAATCCGTTGGCCCTGCTGCTGGATGCCTCACTCGAGGGCGAGTTTGACCTTGTGCAGCGGATCATCTATGAG GTGGAGAACCCCAGCACCCCAAACGATGAGGGcatcacacccttacacaacgCAGTGTGTGCTGGACACCACCATATTGTCAAGTTCCTCCTTGACTTTGGAGTTAATGTCAATGCAGCAGACAGCGATGGCTG GACACCCCTGCACTGTGCCGCCTCCTGCAACAGTGTTCACCTCTGCAAGCTGCTGGTGGAGTCTGGCGCTGCTATCTTCGCCACCACCATCAGTGATGTGGAAACAGCAGCAGATAAGTGTGAAGAGATGGAGGAGGGTTATATTCAGTGCTCACAATTCCTCTATG GTGTGCAGGAGAAGCTGGGTGTGATGAATAAAGGAGTTGTGTACACTTTGTGGGACTATGAGGCCCAAAATGCAGACGAGCTGTCATTCCAGGAGGGAGATGCCATCACCATCCTGCGCAGGAAAGATGATACGGAGACAGAGTGGTGGTGGGCCAAACTTAATGACAAGGAGGGCTACGTACCTCGTAACCTGCTCGGG TTATACCCCAGAATAAAACCACGTCAGAGATCCTTGGCATAG
- the ppp1r13bb gene encoding protein phosphatase 1, regulatory subunit 13Bb isoform X5, producing MSLLNGKHKDGRQRVANSRVELTLSELQEMATRQQQQIEAQQQILVAKEQRLRYLKQQERRQQQSVSETEKLQRLKERVESQEAKLKKIRAMRGQVDYSKVINGNLSAEIEHISGLFQEKQAELQAAVLRVDQLSQQLEELRRGRLNGLQGLGGHVTGTAALELRKLYQELQIRNKLNQEQNSKLQQQKELLNKRNMEVTLMDKRISELRERLYKKKAEARQKENLPLNHANGPPSPQPAAGNTGRVAAVGPYIQVPVPSRPDNYMVPPDPLKPQTLGMNTSANHARSKSDGVRKPPGPWKVSDLDIIVDPFTPSPSESGPGPGVSGTSCSTEGSDGVSSNDAGWPTLNKGNASLKPPDWKESVGDIPSKTASPAGTPSDKVQDLSKLGPAPPPPCKPQPPPYGTHTRAHPLSSINSGSTGSLDRRKDMPLCPVPTHSNNPPNPSAQPPPVWPRGGSSTGSSSQQIQQRISVPPSPTFQPSSPLFPPGDRPDPPLAVAVRPFIPDRGSRPQSPRKGPPTMNSSSIYHMYLQQGVPKNYPLGKSAVKAVYGKPVLPSSSTPTSPLPFPGSGSFPMLPGPVADMVDGDLEIEGQTAGFPESPAPSVDHIPRPLSPTKLTPMVHSPMRFQSDAELEALRRKLANAPRPLKKRSSITEPEGPSGPNIQKLLYQRFNTLAGGIEGGIGGVGGGTGVTPFYQPTASAVGEALADADNGNASSETPALTVVSSEEVPSQDSPQGDANDNQPIQPESETAVSTALEPSEDNNNNIPAEPVATLPNPVPEASSPQEAGSSPAAQATEKRTNLKKPDSERTGHGFRVKFNPLALLLDASLEGEFDLVQRIIYEVENPSTPNDEGITPLHNAVCAGHHHIVKFLLDFGVNVNAADSDGWTPLHCAASCNSVHLCKLLVESGAAIFATTISDVETAADKCEEMEEGYIQCSQFLYGVQEKLGVMNKGVVYTLWDYEAQNADELSFQEGDAITILRRKDDTETEWWWAKLNDKEGYVPRNLLGLYPRIKPRQRSLA from the exons ATGAGCTTATTGAATGGCAAACACAAGGATGGAAGACAAAgg GTGGCGAATTCTCGTGTAGAGCTCACTCTGTCCGAGTTGCAAGAGATGGCCacgcggcagcagcagcagatcgAGGCCCAACAGCAGATCCTCGTCGCTAAG gaaCAACGCTTGAGGTATCTGAAGCAGCAGGAGCGGAGGCAGCAGCAGTCTGTATCTGAAACAGAGAAGCTGCAGAGGCTGAAAGAAAGAGTGGAGAGTCAGGAAGCCAAACTCAAAAAGATTCGTGCCATGAGGGGCCAAGTTGACTACAGCAAGGTCATCAATGGCAACCTGT CTGCAGAGATTGAGCACATCAGCGGACTGTTCCAGGAGAAGCAGGCAGAGCTTCAGGCAGCTGTGCTCAGGGTAGACCAGCTGAGTCAGCAACTGGAAGAGTTGCGCAGAGGCAGACTCAACGGCCTGCAGGGCCTCGGGGGTCATGTCACCGGCACTGCTGCACTGGAGCTCCGCAAGCTTTACCAAGAACTACAG ATCCGCAACAAGCTGAACCAAGAGCAGAACAGTAAGCTACAGCAGCAGAAGGAGCTGCTGAACAAGCGCAACATGGAGGTGACGCTGATGGACAAGCGCATCAGTGAGCTCCGTGAACGCCTCTATAAGAAAAAAGCTGAGGCACGTCAAAAAGAGAACTTGCCT CTTAACCATGCAAATGGACCTCCTTCACCCCAACCAGCGGCAGGCAATACGGGCCGTGTGGCAGCAGTTGGGCCCTATATCCAGGTCCCGGTGCCATCACGCCCAGACAACTACATGGTTCCACCAGATCCTCTTAAACCTCAGACACTGGGCATGAACACTTCAGCCAACCATGCTCGTTCTAAATCAG ACGGAGTGAGAAAGCCCCCTGGCCCGTGGAAGGTCTCTGATTTAGACATCATAGTGGACCCGTTCACACCATCTCCTTCGGAGTCTGGCCCGGGCCCCGGGGTCTCCGGTACCTCCTGCTCCACAGAGGGGTCAGATGGAGTCTCTT CTAATGATGCAGGGTGGCCCACCCTTAACAAAGGCAACGCATCTCTGAAGCCACCAGACTGGAAAGAGTCAGTAGGAGACATTCCCAGCAAAACAGCGTCTCCTGCTGGCACCCCATCAGATAAG GTTCAGGACTTGAGTAAACTGGGCCCAGCTCCACCTCCTCCCTGTAAGCCCCAGCCTCCTCCTTACGGCACCCACACCAGAGCCCACCCACTTTCATCAATCAATTCTGGCTCCACTGGCTCACTGGACCGGCGTAAAGATATGCCACTGTGTCCTGTTCCAACCCACTCAAACAACCCCCCTAACCCCAGTGCTCAACCTCCACCTGTCTGGCCACGAGGTGGCTCCTCCACTGGCTCCTCTTCACAGCAGATCCAGCAGCGCATCTCAGTCCCTCCCAGTCCAACCTTCCAGCCCAGCTCTCCTCTTTTCCCCCCAGGAGACAGGCCGGATCCCCCTCTGGCTGTGGCAGTGCGGCCCTTTATTCCAGACAGGGGTTCCAGACCACAGTCGCCTAGGAAAGGCCCACCTACTATGAACTCAAGTTCCATTTATCACATGTACCTACAGCAGGGGGTGCCCAAGAATTACCCTCTTGGCAAGTCTGCCGTCAAAGCAG TTTATGGAAAGCCAGTACTGCCCTCCAGCTCTACTCCCACCTCTCCCCTGCCTTTCCCAGGCTCGGGGTCTTTCCCTATGCTACCAGGCCCTGTAGCTGATATGGTAGATGGTGATCTGGAAATTGAAGGCCAGACAGCTGGTTTCCCAGAATCCCCTGCACCCAGCGTGGACCACATTCCTCGTCCCCTCAGTCCCACCAAGCTTACACCCATGGTTCACTCCCCTATGCGTTTCCAGAGTGATGCTGAGCTTGAGGCCCTGCGCAGGAAACTGGCCAACGCGCCACGACCACTCAAGAAGCGCAGCTCCATCACAGAACCTGAAGGACCCAGTGGGCCGAACATCCAGAAGCTCCTCTACCAGCGCTTTAACACTCTGGCTGGTGGAATCGAAGGAGGCATTGGAGGAGTGGGAGGAGGCACTGGAGTCACTCCCTTCTACCAGCCTACAGCATCAGCAGTGGGAGAAGCACTGGCTGATGCAGATAATGGGAATGCATCTTCTGAAACACCAGCTTTGACTGTTGTGAGCTCAGAGGAAGTGCCCTCGCAAGACTCGCCCCAAGGTGATGCCAATGATAACCAGCCAATACAGCCAGAGAGTGAAACAGCAGTCTCAACAGCCCTGGAACCGTCAGAagataacaacaataacatccCTGCAGAGCCCGTGGCCACTCTACCTAACCCTGTTCCTGAAGCCAGCTCACCACAGGAGGCAGGAAGCTCACCAGCCGCCCAAGCTACG GAGAAGCGCACTAATCTAAAGAAACCTGACTCGGAGAGGACAGGCCATGGTTTCAGGGTGAAGTTCAATCCGTTGGCCCTGCTGCTGGATGCCTCACTCGAGGGCGAGTTTGACCTTGTGCAGCGGATCATCTATGAG GTGGAGAACCCCAGCACCCCAAACGATGAGGGcatcacacccttacacaacgCAGTGTGTGCTGGACACCACCATATTGTCAAGTTCCTCCTTGACTTTGGAGTTAATGTCAATGCAGCAGACAGCGATGGCTG GACACCCCTGCACTGTGCCGCCTCCTGCAACAGTGTTCACCTCTGCAAGCTGCTGGTGGAGTCTGGCGCTGCTATCTTCGCCACCACCATCAGTGATGTGGAAACAGCAGCAGATAAGTGTGAAGAGATGGAGGAGGGTTATATTCAGTGCTCACAATTCCTCTATG GTGTGCAGGAGAAGCTGGGTGTGATGAATAAAGGAGTTGTGTACACTTTGTGGGACTATGAGGCCCAAAATGCAGACGAGCTGTCATTCCAGGAGGGAGATGCCATCACCATCCTGCGCAGGAAAGATGATACGGAGACAGAGTGGTGGTGGGCCAAACTTAATGACAAGGAGGGCTACGTACCTCGTAACCTGCTCGGG TTATACCCCAGAATAAAACCACGTCAGAGATCCTTGGCATAG